A genomic segment from Micropterus dolomieu isolate WLL.071019.BEF.003 ecotype Adirondacks linkage group LG03, ASM2129224v1, whole genome shotgun sequence encodes:
- the irx1a gene encoding iroquois-class homeodomain protein IRX-1a: MSFPQLGYPQYLSASQAVYGSERPGVLTPSSRGGSTEIGGSPSATAAAVTSVLGMYANPYAHNYSAFLPYTSADLALFSQMGSQYELKESPGVHPASFAAHTSPAFYPYGQFQYGDPARPKNATRESTSTLKAWLNEHRKNPYPTKGEKIMLAIITKMTLTQVSTWFANARRRLKKENKVTWGSRSKEDGEDGNLFGSGDEAEKNEDEEEIDLESIDIDKIDDNDGDQSNEDDDDKSTEGSRDHRGGIGAGGELDSLERRRAFALQAHQAFDKSKSPISVHPGSKENSDGNNNNTTRVLSPDRPGSFPLPSNNKPKIWSLAETATSPDSSSQKPSSPCAPAATTHSSAPHHQIQTHPAFLPSHGLYTCQIGKFHNWTNGAFLGQNSLLNVRSFLGVNQHHHHHHNHHLPAQQQPTSVVVSPVAAAAALSNDNKVPPETHSPKHIDHENDVRSDSPPTQILKSSFRPIHDRSSLPSSARSPQDATQRVLTALSSA; encoded by the exons ATGTCTTTCCCCCAGCTAGGCTACCCGCAGTACTTAAGTGCCTCCCAGGCGGTGTATGGGAGCGAGAGACCGGGAGTGCTTACACCTTCGTCCCGGGGAGGGAGCACCGAAATCGGGGGAAGTCCGTCCGCCACCGCAGCGGCGGTCACGTCGGTTTTGGGCATGTACGCCAACCCGTACGCACACAACTACAGCGCTTTCTTACCTTACACCAGCGCGGACTTGGCTCTTTTCTCACAAATG GGATCCCAGTATGAGCTGAAGGAGAGTCCTGGCGTCCATCCTGCCAGCTTCGCAGCACATACGTCTCCTGCCTTCTATCCATACGGCCAGTTTCAGTACGGGGACCCGGCCAGGCCCAAGAACGCCACAAGGGAGAGCACCAGCACCCTGAAAGCCTGGCTCAATGAGCACAGAAAGAACCCGTACCCAACCAAGGGGGAGAAGATCATGCTGGCCATCATCACCAAAATGACGCTGACGCAGGTCTCCACCTGGTTCGCCAACGCCAGGAGGAGGCTCAAGAAGGAGAACAAGGTGACCTGGGGAAGCAGGAGCAAAGAGGACGGGGAGGACGGTAACTTGTTCGGCAGTGGAGACGAGGCGGAGAAAAACGAAGACGAGGAGGAGATTGATTTGGAGAGCATAGATATAGACAAAATCGACGACAATGACGGGGATCAGAGCAACGAGGACGATGACGATAAATCAACGGAGGGGAGCAGGGACCACAGGGGCGGTATCGGTGCAGGTGGAGAGTTGGACAGTTTGGAGAGAAGACGGGCCTTCGCCCTACAGGCCCATCAGGCCTTTGACAAATCTAAGAGCCCAATTTCAGTTCACCCAGGGAGTAAGGAGAACTCGgacggcaacaacaacaacaccacaagAGTTTTGTCCCCGGATAGACCTGGGAGCTTTCCTCTCCCGTCAAACAATAAGCCTAAAATATGGTCTTTAGCGGAGACCGCTACTAGTCCCGATAGTTCATCTCAGAAACCCTCGTCCCCTTGTGCCCCAGCGGCCACCACTCACTCATCAGCGCCCCACCACCAGATCCAGACCCACCCGGCCTTCCTCCCCAGTCATGGACTGTACACTTGCCAGATTGGAAAGTTCCACAACTGGACAAATGGGGCTTTCCTGGGCCAGAACTCCCTGCTGAACGTGAGGTCGTTTCTGGGAGTAAACcagcaccatcaccaccaccacaaccaccacttGCCGGCCCAGCAGCAGCCGACATCAGTGGTGGTGTCGCCGGTAGCGGCTGCAGCAGCACTCAGCAATGACAACAAGGTCCCACCAGAGACCCACAGTCCCAAGCACATAG ACCATGAAAACGATGTAAGGTCTGATTCACCTCCAACACAGATCCTGAAGTCTTCCTTTCGA